tttaacttataTCACAATCTGCGGTTCCTTTGTGATTCATTAGCAAATAATCAGGATTTAAAGGAGATGGCCATAAATGGTTTATTATTCGACAAAAATTTTAACCAAGATAATTTACATTTGGATAGAACTCTTAAAACGagcttattgaaataaataatctaattttaaacaacTCCGTTTTGAaactagtaatattatttgacttaaaattacatttaaaattaatgcttcgaaatataaattttggtaCATTGGAACGCAGTcccaaaaaaagtaaaattaaaaaatatataatatatttgtcagTATATAAGGGAAACAgcgaatgatatttttttttattttccctacTTATATATTTGGGATGATAATAACTGACAGctatttatgtcaaaaaaaaaaacataattctaCGTAATTTCACATTCCGCCCCTTTTTAGCAATCAATGAAGTCATTTTTCGAGTCAGTCTGCCAAGAAAATTCgatcttatttttaatttaaatagagtggtctaaaattattcatttaatgaTTCCATGTTCCAACTTTCTGCCActttattatccaataagttTGAGCTTGGTTAGAATCTATTTGAAATTGAGATCCAGCGGCCATACAAAAAGCAGACATGTCCTTTGATTTATTACCAAactaatttttaagtaattataccccagaaatattgtcatttattgtacgaagtaaaaataatacttatagtcCAGTCAATTTAGCCTAAAAATAGGGGTAACCTTGCATTAATTCCCAGAAAGCTGAAAATTTACAAAGATGTTAGGGACACCATTAGtatgaaattgtgaaaagtcTCCATCGATCCCATGtctgtaaatttttttattcaaggtcaaaggttgcAAAATGTGTTTTCGAATTTTTCAGCGAAACGGttagtttaatgaaaaatatgtcagacaaaaattgtagatcatgcaattatctaaaaattgtccttacacattttttcataacactaaccatttttgagaaaaaacaattacagaACTTTCTTACGTTGTATTCTCCATAATAAGCATGACTAAGTTGCCTATGATATCATTGGGcttgtaatataagtaaaactataAGTCTGCGTGACTAATATATTCATATTGACCGATAATtctgaaaatataatgttaagaaAACGGAGTCCCTAGTTTTAAGGGACTATGTGCCCTTGAACAACAACATCTGCCTACCATTCCATTGTTCGCGTGGCCGTTCCGTCTACCCGTTTTGTAAGGTCGCACCTAAATCACAGTTAGTCTTGGAAATTCCTTCGTAGTGAAAACacgtagttatttaaaatattctctgCTAACGGTTGAACAATTTTTGTCAAACCTTCATAATAAGTCTCGGTTATCGGAACCAATCCACACGCTTCTTCCACCTGCACAAGAAAAACTccttaaatctattttttgcAACTGCAAAAAGGGGTGTAACTCAAGATGCGGCTGCAAAAAAGTAGGCTTATTTTGTTCACTAGCGTGCACCACTTGTCAAGGCCACTCGTGTTCAAATGTTGAATCTCCAACAGAAGAAGATTTTCACATCAACGATGAAAGAACTGATCGCTGTTAGTACAATTTACGTCAACTCAATAAGATGAGGAAGAAGATGAAAATGGAGGGAGAGAAGAAGATGGAGGggaggaagaagaaataattaatgacgatgatgatgaataaatatgtttataaccaAGTATAACGGAACTTGTCGCTCTGATAAGAGTACGACTGAAAGGAAGAAGAATAaccaaacattcataaaattttactgtaatagACCGTGGAATAGACCTATCNNNNNNNNNNNNNNNNNNNNNNNNNNNNNNNNNNNNNNNNNNNNNNNNNNNNNNNNNNNNNNNNNNNNNNNNNNNNNNNNNNNNNNNNNNNNNNNNNNNNNNNNNNNNNNNNNNNNNNNNNNNNNNNNNNNNNNNNNNNNNNNNNNNNNNNNNNNNNNNNNNNNNNNNNNNNNNNNNNNNNNNNNNNNNNNNNNNNNNNNNNNNNNNNNNNNNNNNNNNNNNNNNNNNNNNNNNNNNNNNNNNNNNNNNNNNNNNNNNNNNNNNNNNNNNNNNNNNNNNNNNNNNNNNNNNNNNNNNNNNNNNNNNNNNNNNNNNNNNNNNNNNNNNNNNNNNNNNNNNNNNNNNNNNNNNNNNNNNNNNNNNNNNNNNNNNNNNNNNNNNNNNNNNNNNNNNNNNNNNNNNNNNNNNNNNNNNNNNNNNNNNNNNNNNNNNNNNNNNNNNNNNNNNNNNNNNNNNNNNNNNNNNNNNNNNNNNNNNNNNNNNNNNNNNNNNNNNNNNNNGCCGATGTAGTGCGCCGCCTGGAACagatatttgaatttggaatgaaacagataaaggtttttatatttgaatttggaatgaaaaaataaatctttttatagtataatacatacataaaataaaaatatatttttaattaaaattgtatttcaatgtaaatcggaaaatatattatgtaatatatattttattgaatattgtgGTTTGCCTGAATTAAGCATTCATGATTAACAACATTTAATAAGAAGAATAATCATATTTCATaggtaatttttcatattttctttttttctccATAACTAAAGGATTCAAATCGAATAATGAGTATAATAAATCTAGATTAAActgttcattaaaatttaaaatctatcaaTGTTCCTAAAAGGCAGTAAGTAGTAACTGGATGTGACAAACAAGGACGGACTTAGTATTGACTTCGACTTTGTTAGGCCTAATAATTATCAGTTATCATTGTCTAAACGAGTTTTAAACATGGAAACTGGCGACACGATTGCAGTAGCCGGTATGCAATATAGTACGAACCCATacaagaaacataaataataattgtaaaaaataaatatcctataacatttttaaagccCAAATAGAACATTGGTCATAAAGAAACAAAGGTGGATTATGTAAAGAAGTCTATTAGCGAGTATTAATGCATTCACATAGTGGAAATGTACACGATGAGTCGAACAAcaaaattgataaaacaaatcgCGTTCGCCACGACATAAACGAATTGTGTTGTTTGCAcggaactattaaaaaatatcttatattaagTACATCCCAGAAATATAACCCAAAAAGtagtttaaataactttatgtcATCCATCGAGTCTTCGTGCAAAAGTGACACAATGAATTAGAACTATAGTATCTTGTTATCGATTTCACGATTCGCTAAtgatttaaatagaaaaagaCAACTCGTAAGATAACCTCATTAACATAGACACTAGATTTTTACACACTCATTGATAAGTTTTTACAAATTGGCGCCAAAACACGGAACACTATTTGGATATTATTTTGTGGTGTgagacttaaaataaataaaagtcttaTCAAACTGAAGTACTTAACTGGTTTAGATTTTCTTAAAAGTTTGTATAGACctcgaaataaaaaacaatgtaatcaTTAATTCGTGAAACAAAGCATTGCGATGTATTTAGTGTGAAACATGTTATTAAGGTTATATTAGGTCAGGAACAATCCGGTTCAGCGCTTTAGCCTTGAACCACTGTTAAAGCGTTTGTCCACGGACTAATGAACAACGTAAAGTGCAGTGACGACACCAACGaggtatatttattagaaacgtTTATATACGACTCTCCACGACACACGTTTCTCGGAATATTGTTTACGTCGGAACTTAAAcgcaaaaagttattttaaatatacattagcaCTGATACAATACCCCAGTGTAGTCTAAATATAATGCCAACTAACAACGTGATAAGACGTCTGGCGTCTCTTGACGGAAGGGAGAATTATGCCGGGTTTACATCCCATATACGGGGACTATATGCGGTATTAGGTAGgatactttacaaaaatatgtacttactatTGAGTAATATACAATGGACGAGACAGTCTTTTTGTCTTGTACATGATGAATGGCGGGTGTATATCGTATCGTATAATGCTTGGAAACACGCTCGCTACGACGTAACTTACCGTCGCCTTGTACTTGACACAGTCGGGGAAATATTGCGATGCGGAAAATTTCGCTTTTAGAATAACTGTGCAACCCAGCACGAGTGCTTGACCGACGCTTATCACTCCTCCGGCGGTGTGGTACAGCGGCAATGGACAATAAATGACGTCGGACGTATTTAGACGCCAGAAATGTATGCCGGTTGCCATGAACACGAATCTGGAACGTAATGATTGAATTTTCAGACACTGTTTGTACACTAGCTATTGTTGGCCAATTAACGTTTTCAGGTCAATGACTGCTTAATATAAtgatttgtataatgtataaattcAATCGAATACGTATGCAATAAGATTTCGTGTTGTCAACGTTTTAAGTTGTATTATAGTTTGTGCATTTATATTaggtattatttgttttaaagatcGACTACATAAATGAggcaatatacttaataaaattcttaacgaAGGCTGAATAGTGATACTGTCTGATAGAAAACGTATTCAGCTCTGCACCTCGTGTGATTCAGACGGGAACCATGTAAAGATTTTAAGAAAGATGGTTCAATTACAGAGATTGTATCATTGGAAAACCGCTTCGACGAAGCTAACAATGAACAAATATTATCTAACACTCGTATTCCATTTTTACACATTGGTTGTTACTTGTTATCCTTGAAAACACATAATCGTCCATAACTGATCGTTAAGCGTTTGACAATGTaaggtacatatttatttgcctCTGCGTCACTCGAACTccatagcaaaaaaaatatttttgctatgctGTGTAAGTTAATTAATAACCAAAGTTCGGTATATAGCATGCTTGTGAGGTTTGAGCTGAGATTAACTTGGTGTATTCTATGTAATAATGATAGTGACGCTGCTTACAAAAGGGGGTTTTAAGGCCCGCGGACGACTAAAATGCGCACGCGCATTATACAGACTTTAAGACGTAAtagaatcaaaaataaaatgcgaatttataaaaaaaaaatagttattttaccTGGCATTTGATATCACAGCGGCTTTAGGCAGTCCGGTAGTTCcagaagtatagatatataacaaTTTCCCTTCAAACCCGTCTGCATTCGCAAGGGTCCAATCGGCAGGCGGTGTGGTTtccaaaatattagtaaaatctGCGACGGCATCCCCACTATTCTGGGATTTAGGGTTCGACGGATTCAGTGGCCGGTGTGTAAACTTATATAGCTTAAGGCTAGGACTCAGTTCAGATTGGACGTCTTGTAtagctgaaataaaaaaaatattgtcaaattgtttataaaatatcatttatattttttacaatttgtatGCACGAACTGACAACGTTGTAAACACGGCAAAAAACAAAGTCGAAAgtctaaactaaataatatgattGCTTCTCAACAGGCAAAAACTAAATGTGTGTAGGTAATATCTAAGTCATATTAGCCCTTGCAACATGTTTAGGTTTTGAATTCTGTCGCTGATTTGTGATATACgagacatttaaatttataatgaataaattaagatttttatagcataaaccaaaatgttttcaataaatatcaaaaaaataaatcaattaaatcgGGTCctctgtaaaattatattttttaattgaggCTCGGGCTGGTAAATCTGTCTGTATGAATTTCTTAGTCGCATTTACATTAAATgcttatacttatataaatatataatatacatgtaGACTGCAAAGCCGTACCGAAAGTCATTATTGTAATAAGTAGCGTGTCGACGatcaataattcaaaataaataaagctgtaTTTGACGTggattttgtttcataattttattccgCATACGGCGTTACCGGTCCAAAGTTCAAAGCATTATCTACTATACTTAccttataaatgtttaaaatatagttgtatTGTAGCAGAAATAAGACCGCAAGACAGACCGCATAACATATCAATTTTCTTTTACGTAAAAGTACGTGTTAGATGTTTTCTAAAACCTTAGTTCGTGTTTCGACTTTCTTTgttgatattttcttttatttatgtactttgtTTGTACGAAGTTTTATACTTATAGACTATTCTGACAATACTTACCAATCCGTATAGTAGATAACAAGTCTGCTCAATAGTATCATCATAATTTTGTACAGAAAAACGAGTTAGTGAGCTGAGATCGTGATTAATTGTGCCTAATTGAAAAAAAACGTACATATACGTCAACTTATTACGCGTTATAACATTTAGTAGGATGAATAAAGTTTATTCTCACTGTATAATTACATTACtacgtatataatatttagtttcgCAATTTTTTTGATTGTGGAACAAGGTTTTCTAGATTCCATTTTACACTCAATCGGTGAGGGCCTATCACTTTCAATAATGTAGGACATAGGTACTTCACATATGATACTTGATAGCATGAACAAAGTGTACAAGTTGCATTGATActtagaaatattgtttaaccttgctatttttataacaaatgatattagattattaattaataattaatttaatagacaTTTATTTCTTAGCAAAAAATATCGTACGTGGTACATAAGTAAATATCGATGGTATTAGATAAATTTCTATAAGCTCTAATAAACgctaataaaactatataatattttctgtatacttaaatataaagtaaaacaatatCAGCTATATATTTACGCAAATTTCACAACTCACCTGTCATATACTCATCATTAAATATAAGGTAATCGCATTTGGCGACATTTATGGAATGTACAAGTGCATTGCCCCGCTGGTTTGTATTTATAAGTGGTGTGACAGCACCAAGCCGTGCTATGCCCATCCATATAGCCGGCATTTGAGGGCAGTTATTTAATAACAAGCCGACTATATCGCCCTTCTTGCCGCCCTGCGCCTTTAGTGCTGCTGTCACGCGAAGGCTGAAATCTTCCACCTACAATGAATATTTCAGTTTGTGAATATCTTGTATCACGTGGCAAGTAAGCCCGATGCAGACCCAGAATTAGGCCGAGTTTGACTTAGCTCGCTAAGGAAATCACATATAGGATATAGCTTAGTTTACATAGTTTATTATCTACaagtatgtaaaaataacagGCATTATGGAATAAAAGAATTGCGTCATATTTGTCACAGTATGGATGGGTCACGGTTGAAGTAATTTCCATGGTTTGAAAAGCgaatcaggggccttattctctatcccgcacgttatgttaacagtgcgtaacaagcacgtaacacaacgcatcatgtttaggactatagaaatttggcttacagaataccattccacgcacatttctcgaagataacatgacacggccgcgttacgcgtttacactatcatacagaataagggcccaggtgtgGGAACAAAATATCCGAATATTATTCATCAGTGTACGCAAGTCCTAAAGCCGGTTCTGGAAGTACTGTTACGTAAACCTTCATTTCTTTCGTGAGGTCAGTGAAATTGCCAACAACCTGACCCGACAAAATCTCTCTTTTCCTTAAAGGTCGGACACACAAAACTTCTGGTTTTAAGGGTGACTAAAATGACTTACTTTGCCTCAgagaaattaaacaaaaccgATTTCAATGGCAAAGCATAGCAAcgtgatttattaattatactgttggagtaattaattatgattactgGATTATTCATGGCTGTATGCGAATAATAAGGTAcatttataattctaatatCTAGGACTTTAGATTAGGTATATTACAGCGCTCAGAAATCTAAAATTGAACAATTCTCCTGtcttaacaattaatttaaatttcatataatattattaaaatatctcatGCCCAAAATGCTCATGCACATTAAAGCACTAACGGAAAGGaaagaattatatatatttttggactTTGTGACAAGTTACTGAGACACGTTGCGccactcgtaccgcgtacgtaAACGCGAAAGTCTGCTAAAACCGGTCTGTAAATGGAGCTCTTGGATTCATGACAAAATCCCGCAAGATCTGAGGCTCTGAGATGATAACCCTTTACAGATATTCGATAATTGACGGGactgttattttattcattatacgTGTATAACTTTTGTCACAAGAAACATtgctaatttaatattattctctACTTTCCCTTCCTAGGTACAATACTAATGCAATTGTCAGTCAGTTATGACGTTCCATATTATGCTGTAATTCTTTACGAAATGAAACGCTGCTAACAAAACAATGTAGGATTAAGTTAACAACCGAAGATGGGTGGAGCTGTGTTGTCCCGGTTCTCGACAAGTGTTGTTCTGGCAAAGATACGGCGAAAAGAAAGAGTTAGCTGTCCATTGGACTCCCCTCTCGCAGAAAGACGTCAGAGAAACGACCAGCATCCTGCCAATATGGGCCTGCAGACGGACGGCGGGTAACCAGCAACTGGTCAAATAAGGCCAAGAGACTGCGAATCTCTGCCTAAGAGCCGACTCTTGCGAAGGTTGCGGTTGCATATACACCTCGTGACCTTCGATATAATAGTATGGTGCGAGATAATAGTATGGTGGGGTTTTAGTCGATAGAACGGTTTAAATCAGTAACTCGGGTAGAAATCCTTTAATAGATCTCCtccccgtgttaaaaaaaataataataacccaCACCCATTACTAAACTTATTTCTTCCCTTAAGCCGGTAGCGAGTCCATGGTTCATGTAATATCGTGGGTGTTTATGAGCTCTGGAGATCACACGGGATTTATTAATCACTACTCAATTTGTCGCTCTATTACTACAAGATTCTAATATTATGGAATTCATCATTAAAAAAAGATCTACAAAAACGACACAAACATCTTTTCAGTAATCTTTCATAGATTCACACACATTATCAAtcattaatattcatagaaAACGTTACGCAGTTAAATGTTCTAAAAGATGAATCAAATTGAAACCATTTTTAAAACACACACAAGCCCAATGTGTTTAGGTTTACGCAACCAATTTTCCGTACAATTGAATTTAACATTAAACTAGGCTTGTCCTGCTTATTTAAATACAGAACTGAAATTTCATGCATACAATGCTTATTCGTTCAACATTAGCATACGATTAGAATTAAGCCAGTAtatgtcaaaaaattattaacactaAATCGAAAATATACGTGCAAGTCCTAAAAAGTACTAAAACCTATATAATGTTATGCTCACGCTGCGTTATTGCCTATTGTCTAAGGGATAGCGACTAAATTAGTACACATTAACTCGCGGTGATTTTAATTGCAATAGCTAATCGGGTATGTGATATGGATATCAACGTCGGTTGCAACTCTCGTATACTTTTACTAATCGAAATACTGtcgcatattatttttaattgccttATTCGAGAGCGAAACTTTTGACACTTATGACTTTATTAGAATTACAGCTTAGATTATCAATGCTGAAAGTTAATGATTAGAAAGTCAAAGGAAAGGAAAGAATTATCAGTTAAAGGAAAGAATAAGTGCCATTATTCTTGATTTATcgagattttattatttattcgaaaaatTACTTCTGATACGCTAATAAAATTTCGTGTCGAGTAATGATTGATGATGTGTTTGGTTTAGTTAGTGTCAACAGACGATGAAGTgctaaagaaaaagaaattcgATATTTCGGCGCTGAGTTTCGTCTTTGAtgaaaaatatgacaataattgtttgtttttataattggaaatatattaatattatacattgtaAGAGGCTATTCCACAAGtttcaactaaattaattttacagttataatattaaacagctaatgttcatagaactcattttattataatttatttggaagtTATAGTGcaacttttgtattttactatacatttatgtgataaGTAGCATTTACTTGGAAGTTGTGGAACAGACTCTTAATggtagtaataaaatttatagaatagTTTTAATGACCCTTTTTTACTTGAATACATCAGAAAATGGGTCATTAAATATCCTTAATGGCATTTCAATagccataaataaatttaaatgcctGTTTATTAAGATCTTAATTTACatgtaataatgtaatgtttttttcaaacctataaataaagaaagagTGAT
This DNA window, taken from Manduca sexta isolate Smith_Timp_Sample1 chromosome 23, JHU_Msex_v1.0, whole genome shotgun sequence, encodes the following:
- the LOC119190262 gene encoding long-chain fatty acid transport protein 4-like, which translates into the protein MGFPIAAAVGAFVALWSFQGLLCALVVSVCVGILYVAVFHTRWCYVAIKTIPRDLYALYTYMRIMWVTRQMSKKNLTIPDIFHDVVNRQPDKPCFLYQDEVWSFKEVEDFSLRVTAALKAQGGKKGDIVGLLLNNCPQMPAIWMGIARLGAVTPLINTNQRGNALVHSINVAKCDYLIFNDEYMTAIQDVQSELSPSLKLYKFTHRPLNPSNPKSQNSGDAVADFTNILETTPPADWTLANADGFEGKLLYIYTSGTTGLPKAAVISNARFVFMATGIHFWRLNTSDVIYCPLPLYHTAGGVISVGQALVLGCTVILKAKFSASQYFPDCVKYKATAAHYIVAKNRFKEFFLCRWKKRVDWFR